A single region of the Lagopus muta isolate bLagMut1 chromosome 24, bLagMut1 primary, whole genome shotgun sequence genome encodes:
- the TMEM183A gene encoding transmembrane protein 183A isoform X2 gives MSGESCDSSDEMDTKESISGRTASRKKKSKRHKENPDGDGGEEYPIDIWLLLASYIRPEDIVRFSLICKKAWTVTCTAAFWTRLYRRHYSLDAYLPLRLRPESMEKLHCLRACVIRSLYHMYEPFASRVSRNPAIPDSTPSTLKNSRCLLFWCKKIEGNRQEAMWEFNFKFKKQSPRFKSKCSKGLQPPIQYEEVHTNPDQDCCLLQITTFNFIFVPIVMGMTFTLFTINVSTDMRHHRVRLLFQDAPVHNGKKPRLDQGVQVVLDPVHSVRLLDWWHPQYPFSPKA, from the exons ATGTCAGGAGAGTCTTGTGACAGCAGTGATGAAATGGATACAAAGGAAAGTATCAGTGGGCGAACTGCATccagaaaaaagaagagcaaaagacACAAAG AAAATCCTGATGGTGATGGTGGAGAGGAATACCCCATTGATATCTGGCTGCTGTTGGCTTCCTACATTCGCCCTGAGGACATTGTCCGGTTCTCTTTGATTTGCAAGAAAGCCTGGACTGTTACttgcactgctgccttttggACCAGACTCTACAGAAG GCACTACAGTCTGGATGCATACCTGCCCCTCCGCTTGCGGCCCGAGTCCATGGAGAAGCTGCACTGCCTCCGTGCGTGCGTCATCCGGTCGCTGTACCACATGTATGAGCCTTTTGCATCTCGAGTCTCCAGGAACCCAGCTATTCCAGACAGTACTCCCAGCACTTTAAAGAATTCCAGA TGTCTGCTTTTCTGGTGCAAAAAGATTGAAGGGAACAGACAAGAAGCAATGTGGGAATTCAACTTCAAGTTCAAAAAGCAG tCTCCCAGATTTAAGAGCAAATGTTCCAAAGGTCTTCAGCCACCTATTCAGTATGAAGAAGTCCATACAAACCCTGACCAGGATTGCTGTCTGCTGCAGATCACCACCTTTAACTTCATATTCGTGCCAATAGTCATGGGTATGACGTTTACCTTG TTCACCATCAACGTGAGCACAGACATGAGGCATCATCGCGTGCGGCTGCTCTTCCAGGATGCCCCTGTTCACAATGGCAAGAAGCCACGACTCGACCAAGGAGTGCAGGTGGTGCTGGACCCCGTGCACAGCGTCCGGCTGCTGGATTGGTGGCACCCTCAGTACCCCTTCTCCCCAAAAGCTTAG
- the TMEM183A gene encoding transmembrane protein 183A isoform X1 yields the protein MAPRGRPEAAAMPKRGARKRLKFRADDVCSERVTVADYANSDPAVVKSGRVKKAVANAVQQEVKSLCGLEASCVPSEEVLSMSGESCDSSDEMDTKESISGRTASRKKKSKRHKENPDGDGGEEYPIDIWLLLASYIRPEDIVRFSLICKKAWTVTCTAAFWTRLYRRHYSLDAYLPLRLRPESMEKLHCLRACVIRSLYHMYEPFASRVSRNPAIPDSTPSTLKNSRCLLFWCKKIEGNRQEAMWEFNFKFKKQSPRFKSKCSKGLQPPIQYEEVHTNPDQDCCLLQITTFNFIFVPIVMGMTFTLFTINVSTDMRHHRVRLLFQDAPVHNGKKPRLDQGVQVVLDPVHSVRLLDWWHPQYPFSPKA from the exons ATGGccccgcgcggccgccccgAAGCCGCCGCCATGCCCAAACGGGGCGCCCGCAAACGCCTCAAGTTCCGTGCCGACGACGTCTGCTCCGAACGCG TGACGGTGGCAGATTATGCGAACTCAGACCCGGCTGTCGTGAAATCTGGACGGGTGAAGAAAGCTGTGGCCAACgcagtgcagcaggaag TAAAATCCCTCTGTGGTTTGGAAGCTTCTTGTGTTCCTTCTGAGGAAGTTCTCTCCATGTCAGGAGAGTCTTGTGACAGCAGTGATGAAATGGATACAAAGGAAAGTATCAGTGGGCGAACTGCATccagaaaaaagaagagcaaaagacACAAAG AAAATCCTGATGGTGATGGTGGAGAGGAATACCCCATTGATATCTGGCTGCTGTTGGCTTCCTACATTCGCCCTGAGGACATTGTCCGGTTCTCTTTGATTTGCAAGAAAGCCTGGACTGTTACttgcactgctgccttttggACCAGACTCTACAGAAG GCACTACAGTCTGGATGCATACCTGCCCCTCCGCTTGCGGCCCGAGTCCATGGAGAAGCTGCACTGCCTCCGTGCGTGCGTCATCCGGTCGCTGTACCACATGTATGAGCCTTTTGCATCTCGAGTCTCCAGGAACCCAGCTATTCCAGACAGTACTCCCAGCACTTTAAAGAATTCCAGA TGTCTGCTTTTCTGGTGCAAAAAGATTGAAGGGAACAGACAAGAAGCAATGTGGGAATTCAACTTCAAGTTCAAAAAGCAG tCTCCCAGATTTAAGAGCAAATGTTCCAAAGGTCTTCAGCCACCTATTCAGTATGAAGAAGTCCATACAAACCCTGACCAGGATTGCTGTCTGCTGCAGATCACCACCTTTAACTTCATATTCGTGCCAATAGTCATGGGTATGACGTTTACCTTG TTCACCATCAACGTGAGCACAGACATGAGGCATCATCGCGTGCGGCTGCTCTTCCAGGATGCCCCTGTTCACAATGGCAAGAAGCCACGACTCGACCAAGGAGTGCAGGTGGTGCTGGACCCCGTGCACAGCGTCCGGCTGCTGGATTGGTGGCACCCTCAGTACCCCTTCTCCCCAAAAGCTTAG
- the LOC125684164 gene encoding alpha-1,6-mannosyl-glycoprotein 4-beta-N-acetylglucosaminyltransferase has translation MRVSPKRSLTAVFAASFFLLLLLLHRASWQQQDFQVDFRDLPSDTVLKTLKQGALHIHQDTDSLSALNNISYHLLAGSPSSHKKFLAVGLSSVRRPRGYYLRDTLQSLFKQSSEEELQEMVVVVHLADANPRWNAYVAADISQRFSHHILLGRLVLIHTPHEFYPTLEGLKRNYNDPEARVKFRSKQNVDYAYLVTFAANLSSYYLMIEDDVLSAKSFFTAIRKAVASQEGSNWATLEFSKLGYIGKLYRSTDLPRLARFLLLFYQEMPCDWLLDHFRLLLTQKDVIRFKPSLFQHMGLYSSFQGSVNRLEDDEFEADAMDLPDNPPAAVFTNMLVFENYEPSKAYSTAEGYFWGKNPAVGSIFCIVFHQPARVTRVRVQTGSNERHGDFLHAGVLELGQRRRADGRDCSVYTTVGTFEKGNLERRGLDKGAPNPVECVRIRVTQSQSEWLIIQSIDIWTAGT, from the exons ATGCGGGTCTCCCCGAAGCGCTCCCTCACGGCTGTGTTTGCAgcctccttcttcctcctcctcctcctcctgcacagggccagctggcagcagcaggatttcCAG GTCGATTTTAGGGATCTACCTTCAGACACAGTCCTGAAGACACTGAAGCAAGGAGCCCTGCACATCCACCAGGACACGGACAGCCTCTCTGCACTCAACAACATCTCCTACCACCTCCTTGCTGGTTCCCCATCATCCCACAAAA AGTTCTTGGCTGTGGGACTGTCATCAGTGCGACGACCACGTGGCTATTACCTCCGAGACACACTGCAGTCCCTCTTCAAGCAGTCATCagaagaggagctgcaggagatggtggtggtggtgcacCTGGCCGATGCAAACCCCAGATGGAACGCCTATGTGGCTGCTGACATCAGCCAAAGGTTCTCTCACCACATCCTCCTGGGCCGGCTCGTGCTTATCCACACTCCCCATGAGTTTTACCCGACCCTGGAAGGCCTCAAGAGAAACTACAACGACCCAGAGGCGCGGGTGAAGTTCAGGTCCAAGCAGAACGTGGATTACGCCTACCTCGTCACCTTTGCTGCCAACCTCTCCTCCTACTACCTGATGATTGAGGATGACGTGTTGTCTGCCAAGTCATTCTTCACTGCCATCCGCAAAGCCGTGGCCTCCCAGGAAGGCTCCAACTGGGCCACCCTTGAGTTCTCCAAGCTGGGCTACATCGGTAAGCTCTACCGCTCCACTGACCTTCCTCGCTTGGCtcgcttcctcctcctcttctacCAGGAGATGCCCTGTGATTGGCTGCTGGACCACTTCCGCCTCCTGCTTACCCAGAAGGATGTGATCCGCTTCAAGCCCTCCCTCTTCCAGCACATGGGCCTCTACTCCTCCTTCCAAGGTAGTGTCAACCGACTGGAGGATGACGAGTTCGAGGCCGATGCCATGGACCTTCCAGACAACCCACCAGCAGCCGTGTTCACCAACATGCTTGTCTTTGAGAACTATGAGCCCTCCAAGGcttacagcacagcagagggatatttctgggggaaaaacccAGCAGTGGGCAGCATCTTCTGCATCGTCTTCCACCAACCAGCCCGTGTTACCCGTGTCCGGGTGCAGACGGGCTCCAATGAGCGCCATGGGGACTTCCTGCATGCAGGGGTTCTGGAGCTGGGCCAGAGGCGGCGGGCTGATGGCCGGGACTGCTCTGTGTACACCACTGTGGGCACCTTTGAGAAAGGGAACTTAGAACGGCGGGGGCTGGATAAGGGAGCACCCAACCCTGTGGAGTGTGTGAGGATCCGGGTCACCCAGAGCCAGAGTGAGTGGCTCATCATCCAGAGCATCGATATCTGGACTGCAGGCACCTGA
- the TMEM9 gene encoding LOW QUALITY PROTEIN: proton-transporting V-type ATPase complex assembly regulator TMEM9 (The sequence of the model RefSeq protein was modified relative to this genomic sequence to represent the inferred CDS: inserted 1 base in 1 codon), which yields MGAQGWGGXRGAGVARQASAMFAQCTWKCATSVLLIALLSCGLSPPAQAGKSSEDIRCKCICPPYRNISGHIYNKNVSQKDCNCLHVVEPMPVPGNDVEAYCLLCECKYEERSTTTIKVIIIIYLSVVGALLLYMAFLVLVDPLIRKPDAYTQPLHNEEENEDSRSLAAAPTPSGARANTVLERVEGAQQRWKRQVQEQRKTVFDRHKMLS from the exons ATGGGAGCGCAGGGCTGGGGCG GCAGGGGCGCCGGCGTCGCGCGGCAG GCCTCCGCAATGTTTGCCCAGTGCACCTGGAAGTGTGCAACCTCCGTGCTGCTGATCGCACTGCTGAGCTGCGGCctttctcctccagcacaggCTGGCAAG agctcagaggatATTCGCTGCAAATGCATCTGTCCCCCATACCGGAACATCAGCGGGCACATTTACAACAAGAATGTGTCACAGAAGGACTG CAACTGCCTGCATGTTGTGGAGCCCATGCCAGTGCCCGGGAACGATGTGGAGGCGTATTGCCTGCTGTGTGAGTGCAAGTACGAGGAGCGCAGCACCACCACCATCAAG GTCATTATCATCATTTATTTGTCCGTGGTGGGGGCACTGCTGCTCTACATGGCTTTCCTTGTACTGGTGGACCCTCTGATCCGAAAACCAGATGCTTACACACAGCCCCTGCACAATGAGGAGGAGAATGAG GACTCTCGCTCCTTGGCTGCAGCCCCAACCCCGTCAGGGGCCAGAGCCAACACGGTGCTGGAGAGGGTGGAGGGAGCCCAGCAGCGCTGGAAGCGCCaggtgcaggagcagaggaagacaGTTTTTGATCGGCACAAGATGCTGAGCtag